In Candidatus Deferrimicrobiaceae bacterium, the DNA window CCTTTCCCTGGCCGCGTTCGCCGCGCTGGCCCTCGCGGTGTACGCCTGCGCCGTCAACCCCGTCACCGGGCGTTCCGAGCTCGCTCTCGTCTCCTTCTCGCCCGAGGAGGAGGTCGCTCTCGGGGCGCAGGCCTACGGGCCTGCCGTGCAGCAGCAGGGAGGGTTCTACCGGGACAACGCCCTCGAGGAGTACGTCCAGGGCGTCGGGATGCGGCTGGCCAGGGCCTCGCACCGCCCCGCCCTCTCCTATCGGTATCGGGTCCTGAACTCCTCCGTCCCGAACGCCTTCGCGCTGCCCGGGGGATTCATCGTCATCAACCGGGGCCTGCTCGTGGGGCTGAAAAGCGAGGCGGAGCTGGCGGCGGTGCTCGGGCACGAGACCGGGCACGTCACCGCCCGGCATTCCATGGCGGGGTACCAGCGGGCGCTGGCGGCCAACGTCCTGCTTACCGGAATCTCCGTCGCGGCGGGCGGAAAGGCCGGCGTGATGGAGCTCTCCGGGATCACCGCGTCGCTCATCAACAACGGCTTCTCGCGGGAGCAGGAGCGCGAGGCCGACTGGCTGGGGATCGACTACATGGTCAAGGCGGGGTACAACCCGGAAGGGGCCGTCAAGCTCCAGGAGTATTTCTACTCGGAGCTGGAAAGGGGGAAAAACCCGATGTTCGTGGAGGGCCTCTTCCGCACCCACCCGTTCTCCAAGGAGAGGCTGGACAACGCCCGGGCCCGCGTTGCAGACCGGTATCCGAACACGGTGAGAATCCCGAACTACACCTTCAACGAGACGATCTTCCTCCAGAAGACCGCGCGTCTCCGGGAAGTCCAGAAGGCGTACGACCTGGCCGACGAGGGAGACAAGATGCTGAAGGAGAAACGGTACGGGGAGGCGCTCGCCAAATACGAGGCGGCGGCCGCCCGGGAGCCGGGCCAGGCGCCGTTTCCCGCGTCGATCGGTCGCGTGCACCTGATCCGGAAGGAGTACGCCGCCGCGGAGACCGCTCTGCGGAGAGCGGTGCGCCTGGACAGCGAGTTCTTCGAGCCCCACCTCCTGCTCG includes these proteins:
- a CDS encoding M48 family metalloprotease: MDHRPLRGIALSLAAFAALALAVYACAVNPVTGRSELALVSFSPEEEVALGAQAYGPAVQQQGGFYRDNALEEYVQGVGMRLARASHRPALSYRYRVLNSSVPNAFALPGGFIVINRGLLVGLKSEAELAAVLGHETGHVTARHSMAGYQRALAANVLLTGISVAAGGKAGVMELSGITASLINNGFSREQEREADWLGIDYMVKAGYNPEGAVKLQEYFYSELERGKNPMFVEGLFRTHPFSKERLDNARARVADRYPNTVRIPNYTFNETIFLQKTARLREVQKAYDLADEGDKMLKEKRYGEALAKYEAAAAREPGQAPFPASIGRVHLIRKEYAAAETALRRAVRLDSEFFEPHLLLGALHYQKNEHRQAIPELSRSMDLLPTKQGAAMLSKSYEAIGDGENARKYAEMAK